The sequence AGGATAGATCTGACCTTGAAGATGCCAAACGCTATTTACATCATCGAATTTAAGGTAGATACGAAGGATGCCTTAGCTCAGCTAAAGGAAAAAAGATACTACGAAAAATATCTAAACCTAAATAAACCGATATTCCTTGTGAGTATAGAGTTTGACTCAGCTAAAAAAAACATTACCAACATTAATTGGGAGTCTATAGCTTTTTAGTTTATCTGATTTATTTAAGTTTCTCCTTGACCGGAAAGATCTAACCGTGTAATATCTGCAGTATGAGTGTGAAAAATGTACATGAAGCTTATGAACGAATAAAACCTTATATAAAATACTTACCGTTGTACTACTCTAACAATTTTTCTGAACCATATAAGGCTAATATCTACTTTAAAATGGAAAATCTCCAACGGACCGGATCATTTAAGCTTAGAGGCGCTCTTAATGCTATATTAAAAAACAAACATCTCTGTCAAAATGGTGTTATAACCGCATCTGCAGGTAATCATGCTCAGGGTGTAGCTTTTGGTTGTAATCTTTTAAATATACCTTCTGTTATCGTTATGCCTACAATTACTCCCCTTGTCAAAGTAGCAAATACAAAGAGTTACGGTGCAGAGGTTATTCTTCATGGTAATTCTTACGATGATGCTTACATGAAAGCCCTCCAATTAGCAAAACATCGTAACCTTTTTTTTGTACACCCCTTTAACGATGAAGATGTTATAGATGGTCAAGGGACTATCGCCTATGAAATTTTAAAGGAAAAGGATGATATAGACATTATAGTTGTTCCCATTGGGGGTGGAGGCCTTATTTCTGGTATTGCTAAATTTGTAAAATCAGTTAACTCAGATATAAAGGTAATTGGTGTCCAGGCTGAAAATGCCGCTTCCATGTATAATTCTCTAAAAAAAGGGACAATTATAAAACTTGTTAATTCCAACACCATTGCAGAAGGTATAGCTGTAAAAGAGGCGGGGGATAAGACATTTGAGTACTGCAAAAAATATGTAGATGATATTATTTTAGTTTCCGAAAATGATATAGCTTATGCCATCTTACAATATATTGAAAAATCGAAGCTTGTTGTTGAAGGTGC is a genomic window of Calditerrivibrio sp. containing:
- a CDS encoding PD-(D/E)XK nuclease domain-containing protein is translated as RIDLTLKMPNAIYIIEFKVDTKDALAQLKEKRYYEKYLNLNKPIFLVSIEFDSAKKNITNINWESIAF
- the ilvA gene encoding threonine ammonia-lyase, whose product is MSVKNVHEAYERIKPYIKYLPLYYSNNFSEPYKANIYFKMENLQRTGSFKLRGALNAILKNKHLCQNGVITASAGNHAQGVAFGCNLLNIPSVIVMPTITPLVKVANTKSYGAEVILHGNSYDDAYMKALQLAKHRNLFFVHPFNDEDVIDGQGTIAYEILKEKDDIDIIVVPIGGGGLISGIAKFVKSVNSDIKVIGVQAENAASMYNSLKKGTIIKLVNSNTIAEGIAVKEAGDKTFEYCKKYVDDIILVSENDIAYAILQYIEKSKLVVEGAGAAPLATILSNKLSVDGKNVVMILSGGNIDVNLLTRVFYKGLASTGRFLELNVILRDIPGSLANLTKDVAELGANVLDIRHFRYDLNVPVGSTKVILHLETKGFSHIEEIIDTLGKKGYEVNIYG